The Gammaproteobacteria bacterium region CGAGGCTAAAAGGAACAAGCTCAATTGTGGTTTCCTTCACAACCGAAGTATTCTCTACTTTATCGTAACCAGTCATTTTGATGCTATAGGTACCGACCGGATAGGCATCGGTAAACGTAATCAACATATATTGTCGATTTAGCATTAAGGCATTCGAATTACCTGCAGGTCCCTTATAGACCTCCATATCCACCCCTTTATCCTCAGTGGGTTTACCATCCGGCCCATAGATCTGAACGTCATAACGTAGATGAATGTGATTGTCTTTATCAGTGGTATAACCTTTAAAGAAGGTTAACAACATAAAGGTCTGACCATGGGTAACCTTGTCCGCCTTTTGAATGCGCGGCCCGCTATTGAGTGGCACGCGATACCAAGCATCAAGTTGTTGATCCATCAGAGACGGAATCACAATGGCATCCAAATCATCAGCCAGTACAGAGGCTGGATAAAAAGCCACCAAAACGAATAAGCAAGAAAATAACTGTCTGATAATTAATCGGGTGCTACGCATATCCGTCTCCAAAGTTTATCCCACTATACCGTTTTGGCGAGAATCAGACATAGACGGACAATCTATGTGATCATTTACAAATAAAAATTCAGCGTAAAGTTCTCCGGAGTGCCTGTAAACATCACTTGTCGACCCAATATAGATATATGTCAAAGGTTGCAATGCAGCGTTAGCGGACCCCCACATATTTTGGCCAACAATTTGCTTTTTGCTCGAAAGCAGACCTTGAAAAACTACCAATACGACCACTAAAGTGGTACTAGATCAATATTTGCTTATACCCCTAACAACGTTAAGGCCAGCACTACCTGTACCCAAAATCCAACCAAAAAAGATACGACCCTTAATAACGGTCCAGCAAATGTAAATACAGTGAAATGGATCAACCGAGTAAAGAAATAAATCATGCAAGCAGTGGCAGTGGTTCCTGAGTTTGCCCCAGTTATCTCAACCAATATTACCAATGGTGCGAATAGCACCAAATTCTCAATTGCATTGTCATGGGCCTGCATCATTCGGATTGCCCACTTCTTAGTAGTGTCAGTGCGACCATACCGATCCCATAAGGCATTCAATATACCCAATTCTGACATGCGATTGATGATGTAGGGAATCCAAAATAATGATGTCATAAAAATTGTTAAAATAAGCCAAAATACTTCATTTGAAAGTGATGTGTTCATACTATATCTCCAGTTTATTATTTCTCAGTGCCTTTTGGTATATCGCTAATAGCTCTGGATTATCCATCGAACCGTGATGATGAATTTGTTTCCATTGATTTTCTTGAAGGCAATACGCTCGACTTGTA contains the following coding sequences:
- a CDS encoding MAPEG family protein, whose translation is MNTSLSNEVFWLILTIFMTSLFWIPYIINRMSELGILNALWDRYGRTDTTKKWAIRMMQAHDNAIENLVLFAPLVILVEITGANSGTTATACMIYFFTRLIHFTVFTFAGPLLRVVSFLVGFWVQVVLALTLLGV